From the Excalfactoria chinensis isolate bCotChi1 chromosome 1, bCotChi1.hap2, whole genome shotgun sequence genome, one window contains:
- the PHC1 gene encoding polyhomeotic-like protein 1 isoform X1 produces the protein METESEQNSGSASGSSSSGGSTRPQISQMSLYERQAVQALQALQRQPNAAQYFHQFMLQQQLNSAQLHSLAAVQQATIAASRQASSPNTSTPQQTTTTQASINLATTSAAQLISRSQSVSSPTATTLTQSVLLGNTTSPPLNQSQAQMYLRPQLGNLLQVNRTLGRNVPLASQLILMPNGAVAAVQQDVPPTQSPGVHADADQVQNLAVRSQQTSATNAQLQGSAQKVALPGNSQASGLPQATSTGQTVAVAPASSGSTGQSLNLSQGAAGSNGVSGGVVASSGSQNSTALSQTASAGAAGSCQRKGTGVVQPLPVAAAQAVTVSQGSQTESESVSTKKGETDSGGQQTVGMNLTRTATPAPSQTLISSATYTQIQPHSLIQQQQQIHLQKQVVIQQQIAIHHQQQFQHRQSQLLHTATHLQLAQQQQQSSSLTQQQQAQPPQQQAPPQNQQQTQTLVVQPILQTQPQSVQLQHDSPSQPVTKSPVPIQSKSMVTSIKPPQLGPAKMSAAQQPPPHIPVQVVGTRQQGSGQAQALGLAQIAAAVPTSRGMPAVVQSVSQAHAPSPPSSAPVSSQEAPPLTTGVNLAQVQGTAHMVKNPASSPVVAQMPAAFYMQSLQLPGKSQSLAVKRKAESEEEKEVSASVTALMPARSSPVTDSPKNVEEKNGLGDKSDPAATATPNTTSSEGASVTSTSVPTANLAMVSRQMGDSKPPQAIVKPQILTHVIEGFVIQEGAEPFPVGCSQLLKESEKPLQGGSPSGQGENLSSNSPGGDSASMELDKKANLLKCEYCGKYAPATQFRGSKRFCSMTCAKRYNVSCSHQFRLQRKKMKELQEANYARVRRRGSRRSSSEITRTKIQGKRHRGQEDSSRGSDNSSYDEALSPTSPGPLSVRSGHGERDLANSSMAPPTPDLHGINPVFLSSNPSRWSVEEVYEFIASLQGCQEIAEEFRSQEIDGQALLLLKEEHLMSAMNIKLGPALKICAKINVLKET, from the exons ATGGAGACTGAAAGTGAACAGAACTCTGGCTCCGCCAGTGGGAGCTCCAGCTCTGGAGGAAGCACCCGTCCTCAGATATCACAGATGTCTCTGTATGAGCGGCAAGCTGTACAG GCCCTTCAGGCACTCCAGAGACAGCCCAATGCAGCCCAATACTTTCACCAATTtatgctccagcagcagcttaaCAGTGCCCAGCTGCACAGCTTGGCTGCTGTCCAGCAG GCTACAATTGCAGCTAGTAGACAGGCCAGCTCACCAAACACCAGCACCCCACAGCAGACTACTACCACACAGGCCTCT aTCAACCTAGCCACCACATCAGCTGCTCAGCTGATCAGTCGTTCACAGAGTGTGAGTTCTCCCACTGCTACAACTCTGACGCAGTCTGTGCTCCTTGGGAATACCACTTCACCACCTCTCAACCAGTCACAGGCCCAGATGTATCTCCGG CCACAGCTGGGAAACCTGTTGCAGGTAAACCGGACCTTGGGGCGCAATGTCCCTCTTGCCTCCCAACTCATCCTGATGCCTAATGGGGCCGTGGCTGCTGTCCAGCAGGATGTACCACCCACCCAGTCTCCTGGGGTCCATGCAGATGCAGACCAG GTTCAGAACTTGGCTGTGAGGAGCCAGCAGACCTCAGCCACTAATGCCCAGCTCCAAGGCTCTGCTCAGAAGGTGGCTCTACCAGGAAACTCCCAGGCTTCAGGCCTACCACAGGCCACAAGTACAGGCCAGACTGTGGCAGTGGCTCCAGCCTCTTCTGGCAGCACAGGCCAGTCTCTCAACTTGAGCCAAGGGGCAGCAGGCAGTAATGGTGTCTCTGGGGGTGTGGTTGCAAGTAGTGGGAGCCAGAATTCTACAGCATTGAGCCAGACAGCCTCTGCAGGTGCTGCCGGCAGCTGCCAACGGAAAGGCACAGGAGTGGTTCAGCCACTACCAGTAGCAGCTGCCCAGGCAGTGACTGTCAGCCAGGGAAGCCAAACAGAGTCAGAGAGTGTATCCACAAAGAAGGGTGAAACGGACAGTGGTGGACAGCAGACTGTGGGCATGAACCTTACCAGGACAGCTACACCAGCACCCAGCCAGACGTTGATTAGTTCAG CTACATATACACAGATTCAGCCACATTCACTgatccagcagcagcagcagatccacCTGCAGAAGCAGGTGGTGATCCAGCAGCAGATTGCCATTCATCACCAGCAGCAGTTCCAGCACCGCCAGTCCCAGCTCCTCCACACAGCCACCCATCTCCAGCTGGctcaacaacagcaacagtCATCATCTTTgacccagcagcagcaagctcaGCCTCCACAGCAGCAGGCTCCACCTCAAAACCAACAGCAGACTCAGACCCTTGTGGTGCAACCTATTTTACAGACCCAGCCTCAGTCTGTTCAACTCCAGCACGACAGTCCTAGCCAGCCAGTCACCAAGTCACCTGTTCCAATTCAGTCAAAGTCTATGGTCACCTCCATCAAACCACCTCAGCTTGGGCCTGCCAAAatgtcagcagcacagcagcctccaCCACACATCCCTGTGCAGGTGGTGGGTACTCGGCAGCAGGGCTCAGGCCAAGCCCAAGCACTGGGTCTAGCTCAGATTGCTGCAGCAGTGCCGACTTCCCGGGGAATGCCAGCTGTGGTCCAGTCTGTTTCCCAAGCTCATGCTCCTTCCCCACCTTCTTCAGCTCCAGTATCCTCACAGGAAGCTCCTCCTCTCACTACAGGGGTGAATTTGGCACAAGTTCAAGGTACAGCCCACATGGTGAAGAATCCTGCCTCCTCTCCAGTTGTGGCTCAGATGCCAGCAGCATTCTACATGCAGTCTCTCCAGTTGCCT GGCAAGTCTCAGAGCTTAGCAGTAAAGCGCAAGGCAGAGtctgaggaggagaaggaggtaTCAGCCAGTGTCACTGCACTAATGCCTGCCAGGTCCTCTCCTGTGACAGACAGCCCCAAAAATGTGGAGGAGAAGAATGGCCTTGGAG ATAAATCTGATCCTGCTGCTACTGCAACCCCAAATACCACCTCAAGTGAAGGAGCATCAGTCACTTCCACCTCTGTTCCCACTGCAAACCTGGCAATGGTATCACGTCAGATGGGAGACTCCAAACCTCCACAAGCCATTGTTAAGCCCCAGATCCTCACACACGTAATTGAGGGCTTTGTCAtccaggaaggagcagagccCTTTCCG GTGGGTTGTTCTCAGCTGCTAAAAGAATCTGAGAAACCTTTGCAGGGAGGGTCTCCTTCTGGCCAGGGTGAAAACCTGTCCAGCAATTCTCCAGGAGGGGACAGTGCTTCTATGG AGCTTGATAAGAAGGCAAACTTGCTGAAGTGTGAATACTGTGGGAAGTATGCCCCAGCTACTCAGTTCCGTGGTTCCAAGAGGTTTTGTTCCATGACCTGCGCTAAAAG GTACAATGTCAGCTGCAGCCATCAGTTTCggctgcagagaaagaagatgaaagaacTCCAGGAAGCTAACTATGCTCGAGTGCGCCGACGGGGATCACGGCGCAGCAGCTCTGAAATTACTCGAACAAAGATCCAGGGAAAACGTCACAGG GGCCAGGAGGATTCAAGTCGGGGTTCTGATAACTCTAGCTATGATGAGGCTTTGTCCCCTACATCTCCAGGACCTCTGTCAGTAAGATCTGGCCATGGAGAACGAGACCTGGCTAACTCCAGTATGGCCCCACCTACCCCAGATCTACATGGCATCAACCCTGTCTTCCTGTCCAGCAATCCCAGTCGTTGGAGCGTGGAGGAAGTGTACGAGTTCATTGCATCTTTGCAAG gaTGCCAGGAGATTGCTGAAGAGTTTCGGTCACAGGAAATAGATGGCCAGGCCCTGTTGCTTTTGAAGGAGGAACATCTCATGAGTGCTATGAACATCAAACTAGGACCTGCTCTCAAGATATGTGCCAAGATCAATGTCCTCAAGGAGACCTAG
- the PHC1 gene encoding polyhomeotic-like protein 1 isoform X2: METESEQNSGSASGSSSSGGSTRPQISQMSLYERQAVQALQALQRQPNAAQYFHQFMLQQQLNSAQLHSLAAVQQATIAASRQASSPNTSTPQQTTTTQASINLATTSAAQLISRSQSVSSPTATTLTQSVLLGNTTSPPLNQSQAQMYLRVQNLAVRSQQTSATNAQLQGSAQKVALPGNSQASGLPQATSTGQTVAVAPASSGSTGQSLNLSQGAAGSNGVSGGVVASSGSQNSTALSQTASAGAAGSCQRKGTGVVQPLPVAAAQAVTVSQGSQTESESVSTKKGETDSGGQQTVGMNLTRTATPAPSQTLISSATYTQIQPHSLIQQQQQIHLQKQVVIQQQIAIHHQQQFQHRQSQLLHTATHLQLAQQQQQSSSLTQQQQAQPPQQQAPPQNQQQTQTLVVQPILQTQPQSVQLQHDSPSQPVTKSPVPIQSKSMVTSIKPPQLGPAKMSAAQQPPPHIPVQVVGTRQQGSGQAQALGLAQIAAAVPTSRGMPAVVQSVSQAHAPSPPSSAPVSSQEAPPLTTGVNLAQVQGTAHMVKNPASSPVVAQMPAAFYMQSLQLPGKSQSLAVKRKAESEEEKEVSASVTALMPARSSPVTDSPKNVEEKNGLGDKSDPAATATPNTTSSEGASVTSTSVPTANLAMVSRQMGDSKPPQAIVKPQILTHVIEGFVIQEGAEPFPVGCSQLLKESEKPLQGGSPSGQGENLSSNSPGGDSASMELDKKANLLKCEYCGKYAPATQFRGSKRFCSMTCAKRYNVSCSHQFRLQRKKMKELQEANYARVRRRGSRRSSSEITRTKIQGKRHRGQEDSSRGSDNSSYDEALSPTSPGPLSVRSGHGERDLANSSMAPPTPDLHGINPVFLSSNPSRWSVEEVYEFIASLQGCQEIAEEFRSQEIDGQALLLLKEEHLMSAMNIKLGPALKICAKINVLKET, from the exons ATGGAGACTGAAAGTGAACAGAACTCTGGCTCCGCCAGTGGGAGCTCCAGCTCTGGAGGAAGCACCCGTCCTCAGATATCACAGATGTCTCTGTATGAGCGGCAAGCTGTACAG GCCCTTCAGGCACTCCAGAGACAGCCCAATGCAGCCCAATACTTTCACCAATTtatgctccagcagcagcttaaCAGTGCCCAGCTGCACAGCTTGGCTGCTGTCCAGCAG GCTACAATTGCAGCTAGTAGACAGGCCAGCTCACCAAACACCAGCACCCCACAGCAGACTACTACCACACAGGCCTCT aTCAACCTAGCCACCACATCAGCTGCTCAGCTGATCAGTCGTTCACAGAGTGTGAGTTCTCCCACTGCTACAACTCTGACGCAGTCTGTGCTCCTTGGGAATACCACTTCACCACCTCTCAACCAGTCACAGGCCCAGATGTATCTCCGG GTTCAGAACTTGGCTGTGAGGAGCCAGCAGACCTCAGCCACTAATGCCCAGCTCCAAGGCTCTGCTCAGAAGGTGGCTCTACCAGGAAACTCCCAGGCTTCAGGCCTACCACAGGCCACAAGTACAGGCCAGACTGTGGCAGTGGCTCCAGCCTCTTCTGGCAGCACAGGCCAGTCTCTCAACTTGAGCCAAGGGGCAGCAGGCAGTAATGGTGTCTCTGGGGGTGTGGTTGCAAGTAGTGGGAGCCAGAATTCTACAGCATTGAGCCAGACAGCCTCTGCAGGTGCTGCCGGCAGCTGCCAACGGAAAGGCACAGGAGTGGTTCAGCCACTACCAGTAGCAGCTGCCCAGGCAGTGACTGTCAGCCAGGGAAGCCAAACAGAGTCAGAGAGTGTATCCACAAAGAAGGGTGAAACGGACAGTGGTGGACAGCAGACTGTGGGCATGAACCTTACCAGGACAGCTACACCAGCACCCAGCCAGACGTTGATTAGTTCAG CTACATATACACAGATTCAGCCACATTCACTgatccagcagcagcagcagatccacCTGCAGAAGCAGGTGGTGATCCAGCAGCAGATTGCCATTCATCACCAGCAGCAGTTCCAGCACCGCCAGTCCCAGCTCCTCCACACAGCCACCCATCTCCAGCTGGctcaacaacagcaacagtCATCATCTTTgacccagcagcagcaagctcaGCCTCCACAGCAGCAGGCTCCACCTCAAAACCAACAGCAGACTCAGACCCTTGTGGTGCAACCTATTTTACAGACCCAGCCTCAGTCTGTTCAACTCCAGCACGACAGTCCTAGCCAGCCAGTCACCAAGTCACCTGTTCCAATTCAGTCAAAGTCTATGGTCACCTCCATCAAACCACCTCAGCTTGGGCCTGCCAAAatgtcagcagcacagcagcctccaCCACACATCCCTGTGCAGGTGGTGGGTACTCGGCAGCAGGGCTCAGGCCAAGCCCAAGCACTGGGTCTAGCTCAGATTGCTGCAGCAGTGCCGACTTCCCGGGGAATGCCAGCTGTGGTCCAGTCTGTTTCCCAAGCTCATGCTCCTTCCCCACCTTCTTCAGCTCCAGTATCCTCACAGGAAGCTCCTCCTCTCACTACAGGGGTGAATTTGGCACAAGTTCAAGGTACAGCCCACATGGTGAAGAATCCTGCCTCCTCTCCAGTTGTGGCTCAGATGCCAGCAGCATTCTACATGCAGTCTCTCCAGTTGCCT GGCAAGTCTCAGAGCTTAGCAGTAAAGCGCAAGGCAGAGtctgaggaggagaaggaggtaTCAGCCAGTGTCACTGCACTAATGCCTGCCAGGTCCTCTCCTGTGACAGACAGCCCCAAAAATGTGGAGGAGAAGAATGGCCTTGGAG ATAAATCTGATCCTGCTGCTACTGCAACCCCAAATACCACCTCAAGTGAAGGAGCATCAGTCACTTCCACCTCTGTTCCCACTGCAAACCTGGCAATGGTATCACGTCAGATGGGAGACTCCAAACCTCCACAAGCCATTGTTAAGCCCCAGATCCTCACACACGTAATTGAGGGCTTTGTCAtccaggaaggagcagagccCTTTCCG GTGGGTTGTTCTCAGCTGCTAAAAGAATCTGAGAAACCTTTGCAGGGAGGGTCTCCTTCTGGCCAGGGTGAAAACCTGTCCAGCAATTCTCCAGGAGGGGACAGTGCTTCTATGG AGCTTGATAAGAAGGCAAACTTGCTGAAGTGTGAATACTGTGGGAAGTATGCCCCAGCTACTCAGTTCCGTGGTTCCAAGAGGTTTTGTTCCATGACCTGCGCTAAAAG GTACAATGTCAGCTGCAGCCATCAGTTTCggctgcagagaaagaagatgaaagaacTCCAGGAAGCTAACTATGCTCGAGTGCGCCGACGGGGATCACGGCGCAGCAGCTCTGAAATTACTCGAACAAAGATCCAGGGAAAACGTCACAGG GGCCAGGAGGATTCAAGTCGGGGTTCTGATAACTCTAGCTATGATGAGGCTTTGTCCCCTACATCTCCAGGACCTCTGTCAGTAAGATCTGGCCATGGAGAACGAGACCTGGCTAACTCCAGTATGGCCCCACCTACCCCAGATCTACATGGCATCAACCCTGTCTTCCTGTCCAGCAATCCCAGTCGTTGGAGCGTGGAGGAAGTGTACGAGTTCATTGCATCTTTGCAAG gaTGCCAGGAGATTGCTGAAGAGTTTCGGTCACAGGAAATAGATGGCCAGGCCCTGTTGCTTTTGAAGGAGGAACATCTCATGAGTGCTATGAACATCAAACTAGGACCTGCTCTCAAGATATGTGCCAAGATCAATGTCCTCAAGGAGACCTAG